A genomic window from Glycine soja cultivar W05 chromosome 10, ASM419377v2, whole genome shotgun sequence includes:
- the LOC114369199 gene encoding pentatricopeptide repeat-containing protein At4g02820, mitochondrial encodes MMQLRKTDTLLRSVGTYLAVVRHFSASAEARVGSAAASSSGGGDTLGRRLLSLVYPKRSAVVAINKWKEEGHEPPRKYQLNRIVRELRKDKRYKHALEVCEWMTLQKDMKLVQGDYAVHLDLITKVRGLNSAEKFFEDLPDRMRGKQTCSALLHAYVQNNLVDKAEALMLKMSECDLLINPLPYNHMISLYISNGKLEKVPKIIQELKMNTSPDIVTFNLWLAACASQNDVETAERVLLELKKAKIDPDWVTYSTLTNLYIKNASLEKAGATVKEMENRTSRKTRVAYSSLLSLHTNMGNKDDVNRIWEKMKASFRKMNDNEYICMISSLLKLGDFAGAEDLYREWESVSGTNDVRVSNILLGSYINQDQMEMAEDFCNQIVQKGVIPCYTTWELFTWGYLKRKDVEKFLDYFSKAISSVTKWSPDQRLVQEAFKIIEEQAHTKGAEQLLVILRNAGHVNTNIYNLFLKTYATAGKMPMIVAERMRKDNVKLDEETRRLLDLTSKMCVSDVSRILS; translated from the exons ATGATGCAGTTGAGGAAAACGGACACGTTGCTTCGTTCCGTTGGAACGTATCTTGCCGTCGTTCGCCACTTTTCCGCTTCGGCGGAGGCAAGAGTAGGCTCCGCCGCCGCCAGTTCCAGCGGCGGTGGAGACACGCTGGGGCGGAGGCTTCTGAGCCTTGTGTACCCGAAACGCAGTGCCGTCGTCGCCATCAACAAGTGGAAGGAAGAGGGTCACGAGCCCCCTCGCAAATACCAGCTCAATCGCATTGTTCGAGAGCTTCGCAAGGACAAGCGTTACAAACACGCACTCGAG GTATGTGAATGGATGACCTTACAGAAAGATATGAAGCTGGTGCAAGGTGACTATGCTGTCCACTTGGACTTGATAACTAAAGTTCGTGGTTTGAATAGTGCAGAAAAATTCTTTGAGGATCTTCCTGATAGAATGAGGGGCAAACAAACCTGCTCTGCACTTCTCCATGCCTATGTCCAAAATAATTTGGTTGACAAAGCTGAGGCCCTCATGTTGAAAATGTCAGAATGTGACTTATTGATAAATCCTCTTCCTTATAACCACATGATATCTCTCTATATCTCAAATGGGAAGCTAGAAAAGGTTCCTAAAAttattcaggaactaaagatgAACACTTCCCCAGATATTGTCACTTTCAATTTATGGTTAGCTGCTTGTGCCTCACAGAATGATGTTGAAACTGCAGAAAGAGTTCTGCTTGAGTTAAAGAAGGCAAAAATAGATCCGGACTGGGTAACATACAGTACATTGAccaatttatacataaaaaatgcTAGCCTTGAAAAAGCTGGAGCTACTGTTAAAGAAATGGAGAACAGAACCTCGAGGAAAACCCGAGTTGCATATTCCTCTCTTCTTAGCTTGCATACAAACATGGGGAACAAAGATGACGTTAATCGAATATGGGAGAAAATGAAGGCCTCCTTTCGCAAAATGAATGATAATGAGTATATTTGCATGATATCCTCACTGTTGAAACTTGGAGACTTTGCTGGAGCTGAGGATCTTTATAGGGAGTGGGAGTCTGTTTCCGGTACCAATGATGTCAGAGTTTCAAACATACTTCTTGGTTCATACATTAACCAAGACCAGATGGAAATGGCTGAAGATTTTTGTAATCAGATAGTGCAAAAGGGTGTCATTCCTTGTTACACTACATGGGAGCTATTTACATGgggttatttgaaaaggaaggaTGTGGAAAAATTTCTGGATTATTTTAGTAAAGCTATTTCTAGTGTGACAAAATGGAGTCCGGATCAAAGGTTAGTACAAGAAGCATTCAAAATCATTGAGGAACAAGCTCACACTAAAGGAGCAGAACAGTTGTTGGTTATCCTTAGGAATGCTGGCCACGtcaatactaatatatataatcTATTTCTTAAAACTTATGCAACTGCTGGTAAAATGCCTATGATTGTCGCAGAGAGGATGAGAAAGGATAATGTTAAGTTGGATGAAGAGACTCGTAGACTATTGGATCTAACGAGTAAAATGTGTGTGAGCGATGTTTCAAGGATTTTATCCTAA